DNA sequence from the Chroococcidiopsis sp. TS-821 genome:
TGACGTTCTACGACTTTAGTTAACTTGAGTTCGGGGATAACTGCGATCGCCGGTGCGTGAAAGACTTCTCCAGCCATTCCATATCCAATTAATCCAACCTGCACGACTTGATTCATGTTGATAATACATTTCCATAAGGATATGGGGTAGGAAAGAGATTTATCTCTTTCCCTTAGTCGTTTGCGATCGCCTAAAAAACTACAGGACTAAAAATTACCCAGAATACAGCAACAATTGCTGCTAAACCCACACTATAGATGACATTTTGCTGATGTACCTTATGCGAACCTAGTACTTTTTGTACTCTTTGCTCTGATGCTAAAAACATACTGAGATGCTTTTGACTCGGTGCTGAGCTTGTCAAACTTACAAGTACTAAAATAAACACCGAGATCGCAAACAATAAAATCGCAAAATGCAAGAAGTTAATAGTAGCGTAGGCAACTAACGGTCTCCAAGTAATCCAACCGGCATTTGTTCCAAGTTCAGCAATAAAGCGAATTGCACCCAAAATAAATCCAGCAATCAGAGTATTAATTGCACCTCTGCCATTGGCGCGTTTCCACAAAAGTCCCAATAAAAAGACAGCCGCGATCGGTGGTGAAATATATGCTTGTACTGATTGGAGATACACATACAATTGATCGCTCATCAAGCCAATAAATGGAAGCCAGAGTAAACCAGAAATGACAAGAACAATTGTTGACAGCTGCCCAGCACGAACTAGTTCTCTTTCACTCGCATCTGGACGCCAGCGCTTGTAAAAGTCCATTACCACTAAGGTAGAACTACTATTAAACACACTGGAAAGCGAACTCATCAATGCTGCCAGTAAGCCAGCAACAACCAACCCTTTAATTCCTGTTGGTAGCAGTTCATTAACCATTGTGGCGTACATCTGGTTAGGAGCAACATCAGGAAACAGTTCTCTGCCAGCAATGCCAGGAAGTACAAGAATAAAAACTGGTATTAACTTCAAAAAACCAGCAAAAATTGTCGATCGCCGCGCATTTTCAATATCCGGTGCTGCTAGCGTGCGTTGCACAATCATTTGATCCGTACACCAGTACCAAAGTCCGAGAATAGGTGCGCCGAACAAAATCCCTGTCCAAGGAAATTCCGGATGATTGATACTCTTCCATAAATTGAAGAATTCAGGGTCAGCACCTTGTACAAAAGGACCAAAACCACCGACATCGGTAATAGCGATCGCTGTGAGAAAAATTCCGCCACCAATCAGGATAAATGCTTGTAAAAAGTCTGTATAAATAACCGCACGCAATCCACCAAAGACTGTGTATGCTCCTGTCGCCACAATTAAGACAATTGCGCCTACCCAAATATTCCATCCCAAAATTGTTTGCAGAACCAGTGCCCCTGCATAAACCGCTACGCTAATTTTGGTAAAAATGTATGCAATTAAAGAAACAATAGATAAGTACGTACGGCATTGCGAATTAAAACGCTTCTCCAAAAACTCTGGCATTGTAAATACGCCAGTACGTATATAAAACGGTACAAACAGCCACCCTAATAGTAGCAGCATAAAGCAAGCAATCCATTCAAATTGCCCTACTGCTAAACCAGAACTCGCGCCTGTACCAGCTAATCCAATAAAGTGTTCTGCGGAAATATTGCTAGCAAACAAACTAGCACCAATTGCCATCCAACCAATTCCACCACCACCTAGAAAGTATGATTTACTACTTTCTAAACTCGATCTACTTGACCAGTAGCCAATCGCACCAACACCCACAAAGTAAGCAATGAGAACAAAGATATCTAACCCACTCACAAAAACCCTCCTCAAGCTTCAGTAAAAATACTGAATCTAATGCATTAACATTAATTAACAATCAAAGTTAAGACTTCACATGATAGAATATGCAGCCCCCTTCACCCCTGTTGCAAATTGAGCAGGGAAAATATACTTATTTGGACTAAGCAAAATTGAAAAGTAAGAACTCAAAAATCTATCCAGTTCTTTATTTCAACTCTAATTACAAGCAGGTGGCTTAATGCTTATCCTCACTATAATAATTGATCGCACTCTCAAAACATATTTGCTATCACTCTTAAGGTAGATGTTAGTGTTTCTAATCTTAATTACTTTATGATTCCAGGTAAAGTCAGTTTATCGAACTTAATTTTACTTTAGCAAACATTAAATTCTTGCTCTTTAACGGCTCTGCTAAATGTTTGAGTTTTGTAAAGTGTTGATAATATAAACAGACTAATATTTATAGAATTATGTGAGTGATTGAACAAATAGTATCCCTGCAAGCCAGAAACTATATGGCTTCTGTGGTTGTTTTGTGCGTGCAATGTCTACTAAAGGTGTTGCTCTGTTTTTGCTGACACGCAGATCAATCAAACAGAGTAAATTGAGGAGAAATGAAAAAAATACCACACTATGTTTTAGCCCCGCTAGCAACTGTTATAGCTGCAAATTTGATGGGAACACTTCCCACATCTGCGCAAGTTTTTCAAGAAAACATTGAAGATTCTGCCGACCTAAGTATTGCAGAAGAACAATCGTCTATTTCGAGTAAATTGCAACAAAACTTAGTCGTTGAATCGAGGGTTCAACTAGAAGAATCCACCCTCATAGCAGATAATTCTTCATTAGCAAATCATAGTACATCTACTATAAATTCATCGCCAACCAACGCTCTATCAGTTGATGCCTCAACAGCACATAACCAACAACCGATGGGGCAAGTGACTTCAGTATCGCAACTATCAGATGTTCAACCTACTGATTGGGCATTTCAGGCGCTACAGTCGTTAGTCGAACGCTACGGGTGTATTGCTGGCTACCCTGATGGGACTTATCGAGGTAATCGTGCATTAACTCGCTACGAATTTGCGGCTGGTCTCAACGCCTGTTTAGATCGAGTGAATGAATTGATTGCCACAGCAACCGCAAACCAAGTCACTCGCGAAGATTTAGATGTCTTGCGGCGATTACAAGAAGAATTTACTGGAGAACTTGCGACGATACGCGGTCGTGTTGATACCTTAGAAGCCCAAGTTGCTGAATTAGAAGCAAATCAATTTTCGACAACAACGCGGCTAAATGGAGAAATTGTTATCGGTGCTACGAGTGTTTTAGCAGGAGATAATGCAGCAGGCGAACCGATTGATCGCATTCCTACATTAGGTCAACGAACACAACTGAACTTTAATACCAGTTTTACTGGTGCAGACT
Encoded proteins:
- a CDS encoding sodium:solute symporter, with translation MSGLDIFVLIAYFVGVGAIGYWSSRSSLESSKSYFLGGGGIGWMAIGASLFASNISAEHFIGLAGTGASSGLAVGQFEWIACFMLLLLGWLFVPFYIRTGVFTMPEFLEKRFNSQCRTYLSIVSLIAYIFTKISVAVYAGALVLQTILGWNIWVGAIVLIVATGAYTVFGGLRAVIYTDFLQAFILIGGGIFLTAIAITDVGGFGPFVQGADPEFFNLWKSINHPEFPWTGILFGAPILGLWYWCTDQMIVQRTLAAPDIENARRSTIFAGFLKLIPVFILVLPGIAGRELFPDVAPNQMYATMVNELLPTGIKGLVVAGLLAALMSSLSSVFNSSSTLVVMDFYKRWRPDASERELVRAGQLSTIVLVISGLLWLPFIGLMSDQLYVYLQSVQAYISPPIAAVFLLGLLWKRANGRGAINTLIAGFILGAIRFIAELGTNAGWITWRPLVAYATINFLHFAILLFAISVFILVLVSLTSSAPSQKHLSMFLASEQRVQKVLGSHKVHQQNVIYSVGLAAIVAVFWVIFSPVVF